The stretch of DNA CCATTTCACTGGGATGGATGACAACCCAGAACCAATGCTGATAACTCATCCCGGATTTATTTTGGTCGATGGATAGCAATCCTTTATATCCCATAGATGCTATCTACTCGCTTCAAAGTTCTATGATGCAACGGACGCTTTTGTGCAAGATTTCAAAGCACTTTTTCACCAAAAACGGAGCCGATCAGGGCTACTGCCACCTTGGCCGTCCGATTGGCATCATCCAAAATCGGATTTACCTCGACAAACTCAGCAGACGTTAACACATTTGCTTCCGACAGCATTTCCAACGCCAAGTGACTTTCACGATAGGTAATTCCACCGGCAACCGGTGTACCGACACCTGGAGCGTCCTTGGGGTCCAACCCATCAAGGTCTAAACTGAGATGAACACCATCGGTGCCGTCAGTCACAATTTGCAATGCCTCATCCATTACTTTCGCCATACCGAGACGATCAATATCATGCATCGTAAACACCCGGATTTGTTGTTCACGAATCAACTTCCGCTCCCCTTCATCCAATTGCCGTGCTCCGATGATAACGATGTTTTGGGCATGAATTTTCGGTGTGTATCCGCCGATGTTGATTAAGTCAGAATGACCAAACCCCAAACCGACCGCCAACGGCATCCCATGGATATTGCCCGATGGTGTCGTATATTCCGTATTCAAATCACCATGGGCATCAAACCAGATCAAACCCATCCGCTGATGGTGGCGTGCCACTCCGGCGATCGTTCCAATGGCGATGCTGTGGTCTCCGCCTAAAACGAGGGGAAACCGTTCTCTCTCCACGATTTTATCCAATGTACGGGCCAAATCCTCACTGACTGCACAGATTTCCCGTAGATATTTCAACTGTTGTTGACCTTCATGATACGACTCTAGCGTCGGCACCTGAAGATTACCTAGATCCTCCACTTCATAACCCAAAGACGCCAGCTTTTCCTGTACCAAAGCATACCGGATCGCACTGGGACCCATATCGACACCACGGCGATCGGCTCCCAAATCCATTGGCACACCCACGATCGAAATCGGTTGTTTCACTTTCCCCATATCGTATCCCTCACATTTTCCCTGATTCGTGTTGGGGATGAATCGGTCCCCATTGGTTTCCCCACATTGTAGCACAATTACCATATCTGCTTTTTTCCAGGGATGCTGGCTTATGAAAGCGCATGCATATTTATATGAAATGAGATTGAACGATACGCTTCTGTTCTTGATAAACCACTAACCCACATCACACTTACGGAAATATGATTAATGAAAATTCATCCTTTGTTATAGCTTAATTTTTTGCGGGGTATAAACGAAACTTTTGAATCAGGGCATCAGCTTAAAGCCAAGTAGATGACAGAAGGCAAAGCCGACTTCACTTTGGCCATTAAACAAATTAAATGACACAGAAAGATTCAACGATATCATTGGGGAACTATCGAAACAAGGAATTCACACCCTATACATTTGCATCCAATCGGTAGCAAACCCCTTGAGGTTGGATCGAGCGCTTTCGACCAAAATTAAGGATGTAAGCCGAACCCAAATCCAAAAACTGATTAAGCAAGGAAACATCCAAATGAACTCTCAAACAGTGGCGCCAAAGTATTTGCTTTGTGAAAAGGACGATATCCATTTTCACCTGCGAGATATCATTTGTAACCACAAACCATTTTGCCACCCCACTTCCTTAAAGTGGGGTAGAAGGAGTATCCAGCAAATTCGGCGCCATCAATCCATTAAATAGAAAAATGACTTGCGATCCCATGTGGTTCTCAAGTCATTAAAAAAGCTTTCCCATATGGGAAAGCTTTTGGTGTGGAGCGGAAGACGGGATTCGAACCCGCGACCCCCGCCTTGGCAAGGCGGTGCTCTACCACTGAGCCACTTCCGCATGTCCTATGTAATTGGTGGGTCGTGCAGGCCTCGAACCTGCGACATCCTGATTAAGAGTCAGGTGCTCTGCCAACTGAGCTAACGACCCTCCCTACAATGAGTAGAGAAGATG from Desmospora activa DSM 45169 encodes:
- the rocF gene encoding arginase; this encodes MGKVKQPISIVGVPMDLGADRRGVDMGPSAIRYALVQEKLASLGYEVEDLGNLQVPTLESYHEGQQQLKYLREICAVSEDLARTLDKIVERERFPLVLGGDHSIAIGTIAGVARHHQRMGLIWFDAHGDLNTEYTTPSGNIHGMPLAVGLGFGHSDLINIGGYTPKIHAQNIVIIGARQLDEGERKLIREQQIRVFTMHDIDRLGMAKVMDEALQIVTDGTDGVHLSLDLDGLDPKDAPGVGTPVAGGITYRESHLALEMLSEANVLTSAEFVEVNPILDDANRTAKVAVALIGSVFGEKVL
- a CDS encoding RNA-binding S4 domain-containing protein, which codes for MDRALSTKIKDVSRTQIQKLIKQGNIQMNSQTVAPKYLLCEKDDIHFHLRDIICNHKPFCHPTSLKWGRRSIQQIRRHQSIK